From the Alkalibacter rhizosphaerae genome, one window contains:
- a CDS encoding substrate-binding domain-containing protein, with amino-acid sequence MEQWEVHLTFGDKISGKLLLVLLEQIHETGSINKAVEAAGVSYRSGWNLLNKTEDTLGKKLIQRQSGGQSGGGSALTADGLQLLGHMKSLQRDVEGQFKSILSEEEKTDRKLMIASTTEPITTGLLDVLEQAFLQSTGIAVFHMAAGSGRALEMAKAGRVDGVLTHAPELEDAFVKEGWGVAKRQFMEDAFVLIGPIEDPAKVSVASSMGEALLNIERAEAPFISRADRSGTHLKEEALWDAAGIDPKNQRWYVKANTLSGNDGVLILAEQQKAYALVDMATFMVAYKGDGLRILRKGDPGLENVFSFIPVSRSKAPVNQRDGEIFAQWLISEEAKTIMEGFCKNETGESLFKPILQTPQDVEGEKK; translated from the coding sequence ATGGAACAATGGGAAGTGCATTTGACATTTGGCGATAAAATATCCGGCAAGTTGCTACTTGTATTGTTGGAACAGATCCATGAAACGGGATCCATCAACAAAGCCGTCGAGGCGGCAGGCGTATCCTATCGCAGTGGATGGAATTTGCTCAACAAAACGGAAGATACTCTGGGCAAAAAACTGATCCAGCGGCAAAGCGGCGGCCAAAGCGGTGGAGGCAGTGCACTAACGGCAGACGGTCTCCAACTCTTGGGACACATGAAATCTTTGCAGCGGGACGTGGAAGGTCAATTCAAGTCCATTCTCAGTGAAGAGGAAAAAACGGATCGTAAACTCATGATCGCCAGTACTACTGAACCCATAACCACCGGGTTGCTGGACGTATTGGAACAAGCATTCCTGCAATCCACCGGGATCGCTGTCTTCCACATGGCGGCGGGGAGCGGCAGAGCATTGGAGATGGCAAAAGCCGGCAGAGTGGACGGGGTGTTGACCCATGCACCAGAGTTGGAAGATGCATTTGTAAAAGAGGGTTGGGGTGTGGCCAAGCGACAATTCATGGAGGATGCTTTCGTGTTGATCGGTCCAATAGAGGACCCGGCGAAGGTTTCCGTTGCATCATCCATGGGAGAGGCACTTCTCAACATCGAACGAGCAGAGGCTCCATTCATTTCCCGGGCAGATCGATCCGGCACCCACTTGAAAGAAGAAGCGCTTTGGGATGCAGCGGGTATCGATCCAAAAAACCAAAGATGGTATGTCAAAGCCAACACCTTGTCGGGCAACGACGGGGTATTGATTTTGGCGGAACAACAAAAGGCCTATGCATTGGTCGACATGGCCACTTTTATGGTCGCCTATAAAGGTGACGGACTTCGCATATTAAGAAAAGGGGATCCAGGATTGGAAAACGTTTTTTCTTTTATTCCCGTATCCCGATCGAAAGCCCCCGTCAATCAGAGGGATGGAGAGATTTTTGCGCAATGGCTGATCAGCGAAGAAGCGAAAACGATCATGGAAGGGTTCTGCAAGAACGAAACAGGAGAGTCTCTGTTCAAGCCGATCCTGCAGACACCACAAGATGTGGAAGGGGAAAAAAAATGA
- a CDS encoding IS3 family transposase, which produces MTSQSNRIKVVVAIDEAVLSGARQFKACEVVGISERTYQRWKVQGNDTKDGRPDALRPIPANKLHLEEEKRILEVMNQKEHRSLSPNQVFHKLIDKEGIYIASVSSFYRVLRYFGQVNHRGYAKAPISKNITTHCATGPNQVWMWDITWLPGPVKGIYYYLYMIIDLFSRKVVGWEIWDHESSENASVLVKKAAYSENVLMKNEPLVLHSDNGSPMKGASLLTTLYNLGIVRSNSRPRVSNDNAYIESMFRTVKYMPSFPHNGFSDIETARRWVDAFVDYYNNDHHHSSLKFLTPNQRHNGSSDEILQRRKEILETAKAKNPERWTGPVQNCTMEQAVWLNPSKEKNSEKAC; this is translated from the coding sequence TTGACCAGCCAATCAAATCGCATCAAAGTGGTTGTGGCCATCGACGAAGCAGTCCTTTCTGGAGCCAGACAGTTCAAGGCTTGCGAAGTCGTCGGTATCAGCGAGAGGACCTACCAGCGCTGGAAAGTTCAAGGTAACGATACAAAAGACGGTCGTCCGGATGCGCTAAGACCCATACCTGCAAACAAGCTGCATTTGGAGGAGGAGAAGAGGATCCTGGAGGTGATGAACCAAAAGGAACATCGAAGCCTTTCACCAAATCAAGTCTTTCATAAGCTCATTGATAAAGAAGGAATATATATCGCTTCGGTTTCAAGTTTTTATCGGGTCTTGAGATATTTTGGTCAAGTCAATCATCGGGGCTATGCAAAAGCACCCATAAGCAAGAATATTACAACACATTGTGCAACAGGCCCCAATCAGGTCTGGATGTGGGATATCACCTGGCTTCCCGGTCCCGTGAAAGGAATATACTATTACCTGTACATGATCATTGATTTATTCAGCCGCAAAGTGGTTGGCTGGGAGATCTGGGATCACGAGAGTTCTGAAAACGCCAGTGTTCTTGTGAAGAAGGCTGCGTACTCTGAAAATGTATTGATGAAGAACGAGCCTTTGGTGTTACATTCTGATAACGGAAGTCCGATGAAAGGTGCTTCCTTGTTGACAACGCTGTATAATCTAGGGATCGTGCGATCCAACAGCAGGCCAAGAGTGAGCAATGACAATGCTTATATTGAGTCAATGTTCCGAACGGTCAAATACATGCCATCTTTTCCCCATAATGGATTTTCAGATATTGAAACTGCCCGCAGATGGGTCGATGCCTTCGTTGATTATTATAATAATGACCACCACCACAGCAGCTTGAAATTTTTGACTCCCAACCAAAGACACAATGGATCGTCCGATGAGATCCTTCAAAGAAGAAAAGAAATACTGGAAACTGCAAAGGCAAAGAACCCTGAACGATGGACCGGACCGGTTCAAAACTGCACCATGGAACAAGCCGTTTGGCTGAATCCATCAAAAGAAAAAAACAGTGAAAAAGCATGCTAG
- a CDS encoding BCCT family transporter: MLTITGTGLWGFTILLIVVLFIASSVSGILRGVRILSNINLFFYLGMLGMVLLFGGTVFILSFGMEGIGAFVQNFVPRALFTGAISGDSWAQDWPMFYFGNWMAWAPITAVFLGRIAYGRTVREFIFMNLLATSLFSIIWFMIISGATINMYLNHPGSGILEAFQLGYENVIYQLLQNIPMSTVMIPLYLLVVLISFVTASDSTTIAIAGVCSKGITLDSPDSSKALKVVWGIIIAGLTWVMLFAGEGITGVKMLSNIGGLPAMFFSIAVIVGAIKVGTQGYSK, from the coding sequence ATGTTGACAATTACCGGTACTGGGCTGTGGGGATTTACGATTCTACTCATCGTAGTATTATTCATCGCATCTTCCGTTTCCGGCATCTTGAGGGGAGTTCGGATCCTGTCCAACATCAACCTGTTTTTTTATCTGGGCATGTTGGGGATGGTACTGCTGTTTGGAGGTACCGTCTTCATCTTGTCCTTTGGCATGGAGGGCATTGGAGCATTTGTACAAAACTTTGTTCCACGCGCTTTGTTTACCGGAGCCATTTCGGGTGACTCCTGGGCCCAAGACTGGCCCATGTTCTACTTTGGAAATTGGATGGCCTGGGCGCCCATCACGGCTGTTTTTTTAGGTCGGATCGCCTACGGTCGTACGGTTCGGGAATTCATTTTCATGAATCTGCTTGCCACATCTCTGTTCAGCATCATCTGGTTCATGATCATTTCCGGAGCCACTATCAACATGTATTTGAATCATCCTGGCAGCGGTATCCTGGAAGCATTTCAACTGGGTTACGAAAACGTGATCTATCAACTGTTGCAAAATATACCCATGTCGACAGTGATGATCCCGCTGTATCTGTTGGTGGTATTGATCTCTTTCGTCACCGCCAGCGATTCTACGACCATTGCCATTGCTGGAGTTTGCAGCAAGGGGATCACCTTGGACAGTCCGGATTCCTCCAAAGCGTTAAAGGTAGTTTGGGGAATCATCATTGCCGGACTGACCTGGGTCATGCTTTTTGCGGGAGAAGGGATCACCGGTGTCAAGATGCTTTCCAACATCGGTGGACTGCCAGCCATGTTTTTTTCCATTGCGGTGATCGTTGGTGCGATCAAGGTTGGAACACAGGGATACAGCAAGTAA
- a CDS encoding mechanosensitive ion channel family protein — MDEYLQMFLSEPMVRKLVIVVIGAIVIITIKNLLRSRIGKYVKDRNNSYRSKKAVNITGYFLIVMFVLFVYIDDLQGISVFFGIAGAGVAFALQEVIVSIAGWIAILSSDIYKAGDRVLLGGIKGDVIDVGILRTTIMEMGSWSDGDRYNGRIVRIGNSFVFKEPVYNYSSDFPFLWDEIKIPIKYGSDYQIARTMLMEVAQEVVGTYAEEAATYWKEMVRKFLIEDATTHPMVTLVANDNWAEFTLRYVVDYKKRITTKDELFTRLLERIEKEGSSVALASATFHLVEIPSVEVQLKKEDGR; from the coding sequence ATGGACGAGTACCTACAAATGTTTTTAAGCGAGCCTATGGTTCGTAAACTGGTGATCGTCGTGATCGGCGCTATTGTGATCATCACGATCAAGAATTTGTTGCGCTCCCGTATTGGAAAATACGTCAAGGATCGCAACAACTCGTACCGTTCCAAAAAAGCCGTCAACATTACCGGATATTTTTTGATCGTGATGTTTGTCTTGTTCGTTTATATCGATGATCTGCAAGGAATCTCGGTATTTTTTGGCATTGCGGGAGCAGGAGTGGCTTTTGCCCTCCAGGAAGTTATCGTCAGTATTGCAGGGTGGATCGCCATATTGTCCAGCGACATCTACAAGGCCGGAGACCGTGTCCTTTTGGGCGGGATCAAGGGGGATGTTATTGACGTTGGTATCCTTCGGACCACCATCATGGAGATGGGCAGCTGGTCCGACGGGGATCGATATAACGGCCGGATCGTACGCATCGGCAACAGCTTTGTCTTCAAGGAACCTGTCTACAACTATTCTTCCGATTTTCCCTTCTTGTGGGATGAGATCAAGATCCCCATCAAGTATGGAAGCGATTATCAAATAGCCAGGACCATGCTCATGGAAGTGGCGCAGGAAGTGGTCGGAACCTATGCAGAGGAAGCGGCAACATACTGGAAAGAAATGGTTCGAAAATTCCTGATCGAAGATGCTACGACCCACCCCATGGTGACCCTTGTCGCCAATGACAATTGGGCGGAATTTACTTTGCGATATGTCGTTGATTATAAAAAGAGGATCACCACAAAAGACGAACTCTTTACCCGATTGTTGGAGCGAATTGAAAAAGAAGGAAGCAGCGTGGCGCTGGCCTCCGCAACATTCCATCTGGTGGAAATCCCGTCGGTAGAAGTACAGCTTAAAAAGGAAGATGGAAGGTGA